The proteins below come from a single Malus domestica chromosome 03, GDT2T_hap1 genomic window:
- the LOC103425653 gene encoding protein AE7-like — translation MVSELINANPVIYEKKERRVRSVPSAAADEYAVEPIDQQEIFDHIRDIKDPEHPYSLEELKVITEDAIEVDDGRGYVRVTFTPTVEHCSMATVIGLCLRVKLLRSLPSRYKVDIRVAPGSHATEAAVNKQLNDKERVAAALENPGLVDMVDECLSPSYE, via the exons ATGGTGTCCGAGTTAATAAATGCGAATCCGGTCATCTACGAAAAGAAAGAGAGACGGGTTCGTAGTGTTCCAAGTGCTGCTGCAGATGAATATGCTGTTGAACCCATTGACCAACAAGAGATTTTCG ACCATATTAGAGATATAAAGGACCCGGAACACCCTTATTCGTTGGAGGAGCTCAAAGTCATAACAGAAGATGCAATTGAAGTTGATGATGGTCGTGGCTACGTCAG GGTCACATTTACGCCTACGGTGGAACATTGTAGTATGGCAACGGTTATTGGTCTTTGCTTACGTGTTAAACTCTTAAGGAGCCTACCTTCTCGTTACAAG GTGGATATTAGGGTGGCACCCGGATCTCATGCAACCGAAGCTGCAG TTAATAAGCAACTGAATGATAAGGAACGGGTGGCTGCGGCGTTGGAGAACCCAGGCCTCGTTGATATGGTTGATGAATGCCTTTCTCCTTCGTATGAGTGA